Proteins encoded by one window of Nicotiana tabacum cultivar K326 chromosome 10, ASM71507v2, whole genome shotgun sequence:
- the LOC107805349 gene encoding lysine-specific histone demethylase 1 homolog 1-like, whose protein sequence is METSAGHPPETPPHINSGEIFRQDNPQNDNDNSSPPQTTPEPAVSDYQPDDLPEPSEQEIPPSELPPPPTGNTPPQVKKRRRRKRFFTDMIPTSVSAAAVSGLRVLRPNPKPSTAYSYSETELATGDDLNKNQNRRRRISDLAKEVDLEALIAISVGFPVDSLTEEEIEANVVSEIGGVEQSNYIVVRNHILARWRSNVTVWLTKDHALESIRAEHKNLVHSAYTFLLQHGYINYGVAPAIKELKFKTPEGVPKGNVIVIGAGLSGLVAARQLISLGFKVVVLEGRGRPGGRVRSKKMSGGQNGVVAAADLGGSVLTGINGNPLGVLARQLGIPLHKVRDICPLYLPNGRTVNSDIDSKVEASFNKLLDRVCKLRQAMLDEVKSVDVSLGTALETFRHVYRVAEDPQEQMLLDWHLANLEYANASLMSNLSMAFWDQDDPYEMGGDHCFIPGGNERLIRALAEDIPIFYDRTVESVRYGTDGVLVYAGGQEYRGDMVLCTVPLGVLKRGNIEFVPDLPQRKKDAIERLGFGLLNKVAILFPYDFWGGEIDTFGHLNEDPNMRGEFFLFYSYSSVSGGPLLIALVAGEAAVKFEKMSPLESVGRVLEILKGIFSPKGIAVPDPLQAVCTRWGQDQFCCGSYSYVAIGASGDDYDILSESVGDRLFFAGEATNKQYPATMHGAFLSGMREAAHILRVADRKSISPAEKSNNFSQENIIVVDKFFETPDLKFGSFSVLYDPISTDLESNCLVRVALQGEKLLYLYSLIARRLVLELSKLEGDMSRIQMLTRDFGVKLVGWKNLSTAAGSLITSIESARSV, encoded by the coding sequence ATGGAAACTTCCGCCGGACATCCGCCGGAAACACCCCCCCACATCAACTCCGGCGAAATTTTCCGACAAGACAACCCCCAAAACGACAATGACAATTCTTCCCCTCCTCAAACGACACCCGAACCTGCAGTTTCAGACTATCAACCTGACGACCTTCCAGAACCTTCCGAACAGGAAATACCCCCCTCCGAATTACCACCACCGCCCACCGGAAACACTCCACCCCAAGTCAAAAAACGACGCCGTAGAAAACGTTTCTTCACGGACATGATTCCCACCTCAGTTTCTGCGGCCGCCGTCTCCGGCCTCCGTGTTCTCCGCCCTAACCCTAAACCCTCCACTGCATATTCATACTCCGAGACGGAATTAGCCACCGGTGACGACCTTAATAAGAATCAAAATCGCCGGCGAAGGATTTCCGATCTCGCTAAAGAAGTCGACCTTGAAGCCCTAATTGCTATCTCCGTTGGGTTCCCTGTTGATTCCCTTACAGAGGAAGAAATTGAAGCTAATGTAGTTTCCGAAATTGGGGGTGTTGAACAATCTAATTACATTGTCGTACGTAACCACATTCTCGCTCGTTGGCGGTCCAATGTTACTGTTTGGCTCACAAAAGATCATGCTTTGGAGTCCATACGAGCTGAACACAAAAATCTCGTGCATTCTGCTTACACTTTTTTACTACAACATGGGTATATCAATTATGGTGTAGCTCCAGCTATAAAAGAACTGAAATTTAAGACACCAGAAGGGGTGCCGAAAGGGAATGTAATCGTTATTGGGGCAGGGTTATCGGGTTTAGTTGCTGCGAGGCAGTTGATTTCGTTGGGGTTTAAAGTTGTGGTTCTTGAAGGAAGGGGTAGACCTGGTGGCAGAGTGAGGAGTAAGAAGATGAGTGGGGGACAAAATGgggttgttgctgctgctgatttagGTGGGAGTGTGTTAACTGGAATAAATGGTAATCCGTTGGGTGTTCTGGCGAGGCAGCTAGGCATTCCGCTTCATAAGGTGAGAGATATTTGCCCTTTGTATTTGCCTAATGGTAGAACTGTGAATTCGGATATTGATTCTAAAGTTGAAGCTTCGTTTAATAAGTTGTTAGATAGGGTGTGTAAACTTAGGCAGGCAATGTTGGATGAGGTTAAGAGCGTGGATGTTTCGTTAGGTACTGCGTTGGAGACGTTTAGGCATGTGTATAGAGTGGCTGAGGATCCCCAAGAGCAAATGCTTCTGGATTGGCATTTGGCCAATTTGGAGTATGCTAATGCTTCGTTGATGTCCAATCTGTCGATGGCGTTTTGGGACCAGGATGATCCTTATGAAATGGGGGGTGATCATTGTTTCATCCCTGGAGGAAATGAGAGGTTAATTCGGGCTCTGGCAGAGGACATTCCTATTTTTTACGATAGGACAGTGGAAAGTGTAAGATATGGTACTGATGGGGTTTTAGTGTATGCTGGTGGGCAGGAATATCGTGGGGATATGGTTCTCTGCACGGTTCCATTGGGAGTGCTGAAGAGGGGCAACATTGAGTTTGTACCCGACCTTCCTCAGCGCAAGAAAGATGCGATTGAGAGATTAGGATTTGGATTGTTGAATAAGGTTGCAATTCTGTTTCCCTACGACTTTTGGGGTGGAGAGATTGATACTTTTGGACACTTGAATGAGGACCCGAATATGAGGGGTGAGTTTTTTCTGTTCTATAGTTATTCTTCGGTTTCAGGTGGACCCCTTCTTATTGCTCTTGTAGCTGGAGAAGCAGCAGTAAAATTTGAAAAGATGTCTCCTCTTGAATCTGTTGGGAGGGTTCTTGAAATTCTGAAGGGAATATTCAGTCCGAAAGGAATTGCTGTTCCCGATCCACTTCAAGCAGTTTGTACGCGTTGGGGACAGGATCAGTTCTGTTGTGGTTCTTATTCCTATGTTGCAATTGGAGCCTCAGGGGATGATTATGATATCCTCTCTGAGAGTGTTGGCGACCGGCTTTTCTTTGCAGGTGAAGCAACTAATAAACAGTATCCTGCAACAATGCACGGGGCTTTTCTCAGTGGAATGAGAGAGGCTGCTCACATACTGAGAGTTGCGGATAGAAAGTCAATATCTCCAGCTGAGAAATCAAATAATTTCAGTCAAGAAAACATTATTGTTGTAGATAAGTTCTTCGAGACTCCAGACCTTAAATTTGGTAGTTTCTCTGTGTTGTATGATCCCATATCAACTGACCTGGAGTCTAATTGCTTAGTACGAGTTGCATTGCAAGGAGAGAAACTTTTATATTTATATAGCCTGATTGCTCGAAGGCTAGTACTGGAGCTAAGCAAATTAGAAGGGGATATGAGCAGGATACAAATGTTAACACGTGACTTTGGGGTGAAATtggttggttggaagaatttATCCACTGCTGCAGGATCTCTAATCACCTCCATCGAATCGGCTAGATCAGTTTGA